In the Phaeobacter gallaeciensis genome, one interval contains:
- the ctaA gene encoding heme A synthase, which translates to MSSKRSIFQEVSEPEAKPQTATTGMIDRGRGGARKAIRAWLFVLFALVVAMIVVGGLTRLTDSGLSITEWRPVTGAIPPMNEVEWQQEFDKYKQIDQWQIHNQWMELADFKSIYWWEWGHRQLGRVIGLVWAVGFFGFLLARKIPTGWTGRLILPGALGGAQGAIGWWMVSSGVTQGEGMTSVASYRLATHLGLAFVILGLIAWYGFLLGRQERDLMQARRAKEAKIFGLSTGLLHFAFLQILLGALVAGIDAGRSYTDWPLMGGQVIPPNPLMIEPIWKNFFENPGLVQFVHRICGYLLLGFGVVVWLRGRASAHGATRFAFNAVFAGLIVQIALGVITVLYAAPWQAAILHQLMAVVLWVLILRARFLASYPIATSIKDH; encoded by the coding sequence ATGAGCAGCAAGCGCAGTATCTTCCAAGAGGTCAGTGAACCCGAGGCCAAGCCGCAGACCGCCACAACCGGCATGATCGACCGGGGCCGGGGCGGCGCCCGCAAGGCGATCCGGGCCTGGCTCTTTGTGCTGTTTGCGCTGGTGGTGGCGATGATCGTGGTCGGCGGGTTGACCCGTCTGACCGATTCCGGCCTGTCGATCACCGAATGGCGCCCCGTCACCGGGGCCATTCCGCCGATGAACGAGGTGGAATGGCAGCAGGAGTTCGACAAATACAAGCAGATCGACCAGTGGCAGATCCATAATCAGTGGATGGAGCTTGCTGACTTCAAATCGATTTACTGGTGGGAATGGGGCCATCGCCAACTGGGCCGGGTCATCGGGCTGGTCTGGGCGGTTGGCTTTTTTGGCTTTCTGCTGGCCCGCAAGATCCCGACCGGCTGGACCGGGCGGCTGATCCTGCCGGGGGCTTTGGGCGGGGCTCAGGGTGCAATCGGCTGGTGGATGGTCTCTTCGGGCGTGACCCAGGGCGAGGGCATGACCTCGGTTGCCTCCTATCGGCTGGCGACGCACCTTGGCCTGGCCTTTGTCATCCTCGGGCTGATCGCCTGGTATGGCTTCCTTCTGGGGCGGCAGGAACGGGACCTGATGCAGGCGCGCCGGGCCAAGGAAGCAAAGATCTTCGGCCTCTCGACCGGGCTCTTGCACTTTGCGTTCCTGCAAATCCTGCTGGGCGCACTGGTGGCAGGCATTGACGCTGGGCGGTCCTATACCGATTGGCCGCTGATGGGCGGGCAGGTGATCCCGCCCAATCCGTTGATGATCGAGCCGATCTGGAAGAACTTCTTTGAAAACCCAGGCTTGGTGCAGTTTGTTCACCGGATCTGTGGCTATCTTCTGCTTGGCTTTGGGGTGGTTGTCTGGCTGCGCGGCCGCGCCAGTGCCCATGGCGCGACCCGGTTCGCCTTCAACGCCGTCTTTGCAGGTTTGATCGTACAGATTGCCCTTGGTGTGATCACCGTTCTTTACGCTGCGCCCTGGCAGGCAGCGATCCTGCACCAGCTGATGGCTGTGGTTCTGTGGGTCCTGATCCTGCGCGCCCGCTTCCTGGCCAGCTATCCGATTGCAACTTCCATCAAGGACCATTGA
- a CDS encoding carboxypeptidase M32 has translation MTAFEQLMAYERDTQALGQIAGRLGWDQETMMPRGATGQRGAEMAAIESVLHARRSAPQVAEWLEQAEAPDEVGAAHLREIRRSYDRTIKVPADLAKKLAQVTSEAQGKWAEARANEDVAAFLPVLEEVVALKREEGQALAAGGDLYDALVADYEHGTTSSEIAKIFDAMRPGLVDLRARVLDKPAPQGLSGRFDEKTQMQLARTLARTFGYDMAHGRVDKAVHPFSSGSGLDVRITTRTSETDPFNCFYSTIHEVGHGAYEQNISRDYLLTPLGRGVSMGVHESQSRIYENQIGRSRAFTGWLFEQMRDSFGDIGVSDADAFYAAVNKVHNGYIRTEADELQYNLHIMLRFDLERALMQGDLEVADLEAAWNDRFEADFGYAVDKPSNGCLQDVHWSVGLFGYFPTYSLGNVYAGCLHEALRRDVPKLDTDLAQGDTSAATGWLGEKLQQHGGLRSPRDTIAHAAEMEPDHAPLMDYLEQKFGALYDL, from the coding sequence ATGACCGCATTTGAACAGCTGATGGCCTATGAGCGTGACACGCAGGCTTTGGGGCAGATCGCTGGCCGTCTGGGCTGGGACCAGGAAACCATGATGCCGCGCGGGGCCACCGGACAGCGCGGCGCGGAGATGGCCGCGATCGAATCCGTGTTGCACGCCCGCCGCAGCGCGCCGCAGGTGGCGGAATGGCTGGAGCAGGCCGAAGCCCCGGATGAGGTCGGCGCTGCGCATCTGCGCGAAATCCGCCGCAGCTACGACCGTACCATCAAGGTGCCCGCGGATCTGGCCAAGAAACTGGCGCAGGTCACCTCAGAAGCGCAGGGAAAATGGGCCGAGGCCCGGGCCAATGAAGACGTGGCGGCCTTCCTGCCTGTGCTGGAGGAAGTGGTGGCGCTGAAGCGTGAGGAAGGTCAGGCACTGGCGGCGGGTGGTGATCTGTATGATGCGCTGGTTGCGGATTACGAACACGGCACAACCTCTTCTGAAATCGCAAAAATCTTTGATGCGATGCGTCCCGGTCTGGTGGATCTGCGGGCGCGGGTTCTCGACAAGCCAGCGCCGCAGGGCCTGTCGGGGCGGTTTGATGAGAAAACCCAGATGCAACTGGCCCGCACGTTGGCGCGCACCTTTGGTTATGACATGGCGCATGGGCGGGTCGACAAGGCGGTGCACCCGTTCAGCTCTGGCTCAGGGCTGGATGTGCGGATTACCACCCGGACCAGCGAAACAGATCCGTTCAACTGCTTCTATTCGACCATTCACGAGGTTGGCCACGGTGCCTATGAGCAGAACATCAGCCGCGATTACTTGCTGACGCCGCTGGGGCGCGGGGTGTCGATGGGCGTGCACGAAAGCCAGAGCCGGATTTATGAAAACCAGATCGGCCGCAGCCGCGCCTTTACTGGATGGTTGTTCGAACAGATGCGGGACAGCTTTGGCGACATTGGCGTGTCCGATGCCGATGCCTTCTACGCGGCGGTCAACAAGGTTCATAACGGTTATATCCGGACCGAAGCAGATGAGCTGCAATATAACCTGCACATCATGCTCCGTTTCGATCTGGAACGGGCATTGATGCAAGGCGATCTGGAGGTTGCGGACCTAGAGGCGGCCTGGAATGATCGGTTTGAGGCCGATTTTGGCTATGCCGTCGACAAGCCTTCAAACGGCTGTCTGCAGGACGTGCATTGGTCGGTTGGTCTCTTCGGGTATTTCCCGACCTATTCGCTGGGCAATGTCTACGCCGGCTGCCTGCACGAGGCGCTGCGCCGGGATGTGCCAAAGCTGGATACGGATCTGGCGCAAGGCGATACTTCGGCCGCAACCGGCTGGCTGGGCGAGAAGTTGCAGCAGCACGGTGGCTTGCGCAGCCCGCGGGATACCATCGCCCATGCGGCGGAAATGGAGCCGGACCACGCGCCGCTCATGGACTATCTCGAACAGAAATTCGGCGCGCTCTACGATCTGTAA
- a CDS encoding DUF6614 family protein: MNMYHCYIDLHHEAKALAFSSAVDQWMSYLQERKVINGWRLLRRKLNLASDSCRDFLLEIEFENMTQLDQAFRVLGEKDEEIEKLYANVSALIANSDFGLYRPFPDPERAERMALV, encoded by the coding sequence ATGAACATGTACCACTGCTACATCGACCTTCATCACGAAGCCAAAGCGCTCGCGTTTTCCAGCGCCGTCGATCAATGGATGTCCTACCTGCAAGAACGCAAGGTGATCAACGGCTGGCGCCTGCTGCGTCGCAAGCTGAACCTTGCCAGCGATTCCTGCCGTGATTTCCTGCTTGAGATCGAATTCGAGAACATGACCCAGCTGGACCAGGCCTTTCGTGTGTTGGGTGAAAAAGACGAAGAGATTGAAAAGCTCTACGCGAATGTCTCTGCGTTGATCGCAAATTCCGACTTTGGGCTCTACCGGCCATTTCCGGATCCGGAACGGGCGGAGCGCATGGCTCTGGTCTGA
- the gyrA gene encoding DNA gyrase subunit A: MSDTPDTPENMDETPPQGPVYEGPTVSIESEMRTSYLDYAMSVIVSRAIPDLRDGLKPVHRRILYAMHETGNTHDKSYRKSARPVGDVMGKYHPHGDSAIYDALVRMAQDFSMSLPLLDGQGNFGSMDGDNPAAMRYTEVRMDKPSAFMLADIDKDTVDFQDNYDGKDQEPTVLPARFPNMLVNGAGGIAVGMATNIPPHNLGEVVDATLALIDEPDLTSEQLIEYVPGPDFPTGGVLLGRSGARKAYLEGRGSVIIRAKTRVEEIRKDRYAIIVDEIPYQVNKASMIEKIAEQVRDKKIEGVSHVQDESDRNGVRVVVELKRDATAEVVLNQLYRFTPMQTHFGCNMLALNGGRPEQLTLRRFLTSFIDFREDVVARRTAYLLRKARERSHILCGLAVAVTNIDEIVTTIRQSADAAEAREKLMTRRWPAQPILEYIALIDDPTHTANEDGTYNLSETQARAILELRLQRLTQIGVKEVTDELEELASKIKEYLEILGSRDRIMGIIADELREVRENFAVPRRTEIVDWSGDMDDEDLIEREDMVVTVTSGGYIKRTPLVDFRAQKRGGKGLSGMQTKEEDVVTTLFVANTHTQLLFFTTDGMVYKLKTWRLPQGGRTSKGKAIVNILPIPTGVSIAAIMPVDRAEDEWDDLQIMFATSAGTVRRNRLSDFTNVMRNGKIAMKFEDDHADTKLINARICSEDDDIMLVTNTGRAIRFPSTEVRVFNSRNSVGVRGIKLNEGDEVVSMSVIRHSKYTPEQRTAYLKMRRAMAGIADDAEPSDEDSVADPNFSTELYAEMSAAENLILTITKGGQGKLSSSHDYPVRGRGGMGVTAMDKAMRGGELVASFPVEVEDQIMLATSKGQSIRVPVDGISFRSRSAGGVRVFNTGKGEEVVSVAWIADSGDDDEAEVEGGEA; this comes from the coding sequence GTGAGCGATACGCCGGATACTCCTGAAAACATGGACGAAACACCGCCCCAAGGGCCGGTATACGAGGGGCCGACGGTCTCAATCGAATCCGAGATGCGCACGTCCTATCTGGACTATGCCATGTCGGTCATCGTCAGCCGGGCCATTCCCGACCTGCGCGACGGGCTGAAACCCGTTCACCGCCGGATTCTTTATGCGATGCATGAGACCGGCAATACCCATGATAAATCCTATCGCAAATCGGCCCGTCCGGTCGGCGACGTTATGGGTAAATACCACCCGCACGGCGACAGCGCGATCTATGACGCTTTGGTGCGCATGGCGCAGGACTTCTCGATGTCGCTGCCGCTTTTGGATGGTCAGGGCAACTTTGGCTCGATGGACGGCGATAACCCCGCCGCGATGCGTTACACCGAAGTGCGGATGGACAAGCCTTCGGCCTTTATGCTGGCGGATATCGACAAGGATACCGTCGATTTCCAGGACAACTACGATGGCAAGGACCAGGAACCGACGGTTCTGCCCGCGCGTTTCCCGAATATGCTGGTCAACGGCGCTGGCGGTATCGCGGTCGGCATGGCCACCAATATCCCGCCGCACAATCTGGGCGAAGTTGTTGATGCGACCCTGGCCCTGATCGACGAGCCGGATCTGACCAGCGAGCAGCTGATCGAATATGTGCCCGGCCCCGACTTCCCGACTGGCGGCGTGTTGCTGGGCCGCTCCGGCGCGCGCAAGGCCTATCTTGAGGGACGCGGAAGCGTCATCATCCGCGCCAAGACCCGGGTCGAGGAGATCCGCAAGGATCGCTACGCCATCATCGTGGACGAAATTCCCTATCAGGTGAACAAGGCCTCGATGATCGAAAAGATCGCCGAACAGGTGCGCGACAAAAAGATCGAAGGCGTTTCCCACGTTCAGGATGAATCCGACCGCAACGGTGTGCGCGTGGTGGTCGAACTGAAGCGTGACGCCACTGCCGAGGTGGTGCTCAACCAGCTTTATCGGTTCACGCCGATGCAGACGCATTTCGGCTGCAACATGCTGGCGCTGAACGGTGGCAGACCCGAGCAGCTGACCCTGCGCCGGTTCCTGACCTCCTTTATCGATTTCCGCGAAGATGTGGTCGCGCGGCGCACCGCATACCTGCTGCGCAAGGCACGCGAGCGCAGCCATATCCTTTGTGGTCTGGCGGTTGCCGTTACCAATATCGACGAGATCGTCACGACGATCCGCCAATCCGCGGATGCGGCCGAAGCGCGTGAAAAGCTGATGACCCGCCGCTGGCCGGCGCAGCCGATCCTGGAATATATCGCGCTGATCGATGATCCGACCCATACCGCGAACGAAGACGGGACCTACAACCTGTCAGAAACTCAGGCCCGCGCCATTCTGGAACTGCGCCTGCAGCGCCTGACCCAGATCGGCGTCAAGGAAGTCACCGACGAGTTGGAAGAACTGGCCTCCAAGATCAAGGAATACCTTGAGATTCTGGGCTCGCGCGACCGGATCATGGGCATCATCGCTGACGAGCTGCGCGAGGTTCGCGAGAATTTCGCCGTGCCGCGCCGCACCGAAATCGTTGATTGGTCCGGTGATATGGACGATGAGGACCTGATCGAGCGCGAGGACATGGTGGTCACTGTGACCTCTGGCGGCTACATCAAACGCACCCCGCTGGTCGATTTCCGCGCTCAGAAACGCGGCGGCAAGGGGTTGTCGGGGATGCAGACCAAGGAAGAGGATGTTGTCACCACCCTCTTTGTTGCGAATACCCATACACAGCTGTTGTTCTTCACCACTGATGGCATGGTCTACAAGCTGAAGACTTGGCGCTTGCCGCAGGGCGGACGCACCTCGAAAGGTAAGGCGATCGTCAACATCCTGCCGATCCCCACGGGCGTGTCGATCGCGGCCATCATGCCGGTCGACCGGGCCGAGGATGAATGGGACGATCTGCAGATCATGTTCGCGACATCTGCTGGAACTGTGCGCCGTAACCGTTTGTCAGATTTCACAAATGTCATGCGCAACGGTAAGATTGCGATGAAGTTCGAGGACGATCACGCGGACACCAAACTGATCAATGCTCGGATCTGCTCCGAGGATGACGACATCATGCTGGTCACCAACACCGGCCGCGCGATCCGCTTCCCCTCGACCGAGGTCCGGGTGTTCAACAGCCGCAATTCCGTTGGTGTACGCGGGATCAAGCTGAATGAAGGCGACGAGGTCGTATCGATGTCGGTGATCCGCCACTCGAAATACACGCCCGAACAGCGGACGGCGTATCTCAAAATGCGCCGGGCCATGGCCGGGATCGCAGACGATGCGGAACCCTCGGATGAGGATAGCGTGGCAGATCCCAACTTCTCGACCGAGCTTTATGCAGAAATGTCAGCGGCCGAAAACCTGATCCTCACCATTACCAAGGGCGGTCAGGGTAAGCTGAGCTCCAGCCACGATTACCCGGTTCGGGGCCGTGGCGGTATGGGCGTCACCGCCATGGACAAGGCGATGCGCGGCGGCGAACTTGTGGCGTCCTTCCCGGTCGAGGTTGAAGACCAGATCATGCTGGCAACCTCCAAGGGTCAATCGATCCGGGTGCCGGTGGATGGAATTTCCTTCCGGTCTCGCTCGGCCGGCGGCGTCCGTGTCTTCAACACTGGCAAGGGTGAAGAGGTGGTTTCGGTCGCCTGGATTGCCGACAGCGGTGACGATGATGAGGCTGAGGTTGAGGGCGGCGAAGCCTGA
- a CDS encoding usg protein, producing MEISETELMLKGYGLTTAEFIYHMPDHPHVLNTFLWQEYDLAPDHDRMFQFIEFWQREIEGPLHSVRFTHRKMIGAGEWRHVKGEFKIH from the coding sequence ATGGAGATCAGCGAAACGGAACTGATGCTCAAAGGCTATGGGCTGACCACGGCCGAATTCATCTATCACATGCCGGACCATCCTCATGTTCTGAATACATTTCTGTGGCAGGAGTACGATCTGGCGCCAGACCACGACCGGATGTTTCAGTTCATCGAATTCTGGCAGCGCGAGATCGAGGGACCGCTGCATTCGGTCCGCTTTACCCACCGCAAGATGATTGGCGCCGGGGAATGGCGGCACGTGAAGGGCGAATTCAAGATCCACTAA
- a CDS encoding radical SAM protein: MKDLPNPNANLGKFQDSLVTADGSTRASVALSNPETLWFNTGTLCNIECANCYILSSPRNDALVYLTAAEVEDYLDQLEERNWRVREIAFTGGEPFMNPEMCAMADAALERGYEVLILTNAMRPMMRKTVRQDLLVLNEKHPGKMTLRISLDHHSADIHDTERGEGSYAKTLEGMAWLRDNGFQMAVAGRITFAESESEARQGFANLFAAQGFDIDSANPGQTVLFPEMDEAVEVPEITTACWGILNKAPEDVMCASSRMVVKRKGAEKPAVLACTLLPYAPEFELGTTLAEAEKPVALNHPHCAKFCVLGGASCSA, from the coding sequence GTGAAAGATCTGCCTAACCCCAACGCAAACCTAGGTAAATTTCAAGACAGCCTGGTGACAGCCGACGGCAGCACCCGGGCGTCCGTGGCCTTGTCGAACCCGGAAACCCTGTGGTTCAACACCGGAACGCTTTGCAATATTGAATGCGCGAACTGCTATATCCTCAGCTCGCCCCGCAATGATGCTCTTGTCTACCTCACCGCAGCCGAGGTCGAGGACTATCTGGATCAACTCGAAGAGCGGAACTGGCGGGTACGTGAAATCGCCTTTACCGGCGGCGAGCCCTTCATGAATCCGGAGATGTGCGCCATGGCCGACGCCGCGCTGGAGCGGGGGTATGAAGTGCTGATCCTCACCAACGCCATGCGGCCAATGATGCGCAAGACCGTGCGGCAGGATCTGCTGGTGCTGAATGAAAAACACCCGGGCAAGATGACGCTGCGCATCTCGCTGGACCACCACTCCGCAGATATTCACGACACCGAGCGCGGCGAAGGCAGCTACGCCAAAACGCTGGAAGGTATGGCCTGGCTGCGGGACAACGGGTTCCAGATGGCGGTTGCTGGCCGCATCACCTTTGCCGAAAGCGAGTCGGAAGCGCGCCAAGGTTTCGCCAATCTGTTTGCCGCGCAGGGGTTTGATATCGATTCCGCCAACCCCGGTCAGACGGTGCTGTTCCCTGAGATGGACGAGGCGGTGGAAGTGCCCGAAATTACAACCGCTTGCTGGGGCATCCTGAACAAGGCGCCAGAGGATGTGATGTGCGCCTCCTCTCGTATGGTGGTCAAACGCAAGGGTGCCGAAAAACCGGCGGTTCTGGCCTGCACCCTGCTCCCCTATGCGCCGGAATTTGAGCTCGGCACAACCTTGGCCGAGGCAGAGAAGCCTGTGGCGCTAAACCATCCCCACTGCGCCAAATTCTGCGTATTGGGCGGGGCCAGCTGTTCGGCCTGA
- the zwf gene encoding glucose-6-phosphate dehydrogenase, translated as MAPRVIPVDPFDLVIFGGTGDLAQRKILPALYRRFCGGHFPEEVRIIGAARADISTEDYRQMVAEGVKATLNEHGPGAAGIPEFLRRVTYVSLDAREDRGWEPLAAQLAEVEPRPIRVFYFSVGPGLFGPLAERLHRHGLSDEDSRIVVEKPFGHDLQSAKALNATLAAHFTENQIYRIDHYLGKETVQNLMAIRFGNMLFEPLWNSQYVDHIQITVAETVGVAGREEYYDRAGAMRDMMQNHLMQLLCLIAMEPPAKFDPDAVRDEKVKVIRALDPVEPYHIVRGQYNAAAGGKGPDLTYRETVGNPRSSTESYIALKTHISNWRWAGTPFYLRTGKRLVARSSVINVLFKDAPHSIFGEEAGRHANHLKIRLQPNEGITLSVTIKEPGPGGMRLVDVPLDMSFATALGADGKNPPDAYERLITDMIRGNQTLFMRGDEVAAAWAWTDPIIAGWQARGDVPKPYDMGSTGPGDADLLMRRDGREWRGINP; from the coding sequence ATGGCTCCACGCGTGATACCGGTCGATCCCTTCGATCTGGTGATCTTTGGCGGTACAGGTGATCTGGCGCAGCGCAAAATCCTGCCGGCGCTTTACCGGCGGTTTTGTGGTGGCCATTTCCCCGAGGAAGTCCGCATCATCGGCGCCGCCCGGGCCGATATCAGCACCGAAGACTACCGGCAGATGGTGGCGGAGGGGGTTAAGGCAACGCTGAATGAACACGGGCCGGGGGCTGCGGGAATCCCGGAGTTTCTGCGCCGTGTCACTTATGTGTCGCTGGACGCCCGCGAGGATCGCGGTTGGGAGCCGCTGGCCGCGCAACTGGCCGAAGTTGAGCCACGGCCGATCCGAGTCTTCTACTTCTCGGTGGGGCCGGGCCTGTTCGGACCGCTGGCCGAACGTCTGCACCGGCACGGATTGTCGGATGAAGACAGCCGGATCGTGGTGGAAAAACCCTTTGGACACGATCTGCAGTCTGCCAAGGCGCTGAACGCGACACTGGCCGCGCATTTCACCGAGAACCAGATTTACCGGATCGATCATTATCTGGGCAAGGAAACGGTGCAGAACCTGATGGCGATCCGGTTCGGCAATATGCTGTTCGAACCCCTATGGAACAGCCAATACGTCGATCATATCCAGATCACGGTTGCGGAAACCGTCGGGGTCGCGGGGCGTGAGGAGTATTACGACCGTGCCGGCGCAATGCGCGACATGATGCAGAACCACCTGATGCAGCTTCTTTGCCTGATCGCGATGGAACCGCCGGCAAAATTTGACCCCGATGCGGTGCGCGATGAAAAGGTGAAAGTGATCCGGGCGCTGGATCCGGTGGAGCCTTACCACATCGTCCGGGGGCAGTATAACGCGGCTGCCGGGGGTAAAGGACCCGACCTAACCTACCGGGAAACCGTCGGAAACCCGCGCTCCAGCACCGAAAGCTATATCGCGCTCAAGACCCATATAAGCAATTGGCGATGGGCGGGCACACCGTTTTACCTTCGCACCGGGAAACGGCTGGTGGCACGGTCTTCGGTGATCAACGTGCTGTTCAAGGACGCGCCGCACTCGATATTCGGCGAGGAGGCCGGCCGTCACGCCAACCATCTCAAGATCCGCTTGCAACCCAACGAAGGCATCACGCTGAGCGTGACCATCAAGGAGCCGGGTCCGGGCGGCATGCGTCTGGTTGACGTTCCGCTGGATATGAGTTTTGCAACGGCCCTCGGGGCGGATGGCAAAAATCCCCCGGACGCATACGAGCGTCTGATCACCGATATGATCCGGGGTAACCAGACGTTGTTCATGCGCGGGGACGAGGTGGCCGCCGCCTGGGCTTGGACCGATCCGATCATCGCGGGCTGGCAGGCGCGCGGGGATGTACCAAAACCCTATGATATGGGCAGCACCGGGCCCGGCGATGCGGACTTGCTGATGCGCCGTGATGGACGTGAATGGAGAGGAATAAACCCATGA
- the pgl gene encoding 6-phosphogluconolactonase, producing MKFNEYPDQEMLAIEVAQRIAGDLETHLLHHDTASLAVAGGSTPAPIFDDLCAASIDWERVRVMATDERWVPSDSDRSNARMIRERLMTGPAAAARFLPFYVPDRAPEDVLAEVESLVSPELPISVALLGMGEDMHTASLFPGVKGLEAALAGSAPTLAVMRPDSQPEGRISLTAPVLNGAMAKHLVIFGEAKRKALDRAISLPPEEAPVQAILSGTQVHWAP from the coding sequence ATGAAATTCAATGAATATCCAGATCAGGAAATGCTGGCGATAGAGGTTGCGCAGCGCATTGCCGGGGATCTGGAAACACATCTTCTACATCACGACACCGCCTCGCTTGCGGTGGCAGGCGGCAGCACGCCCGCGCCTATCTTTGATGATCTCTGCGCAGCTTCAATCGATTGGGAACGGGTCCGGGTGATGGCGACGGATGAACGCTGGGTGCCCTCCGACAGTGACCGCTCCAATGCGCGAATGATCCGCGAGCGGCTGATGACAGGCCCCGCCGCCGCCGCGCGTTTTCTGCCGTTCTACGTGCCCGACCGCGCCCCCGAAGATGTGTTGGCCGAGGTCGAATCCCTAGTTTCCCCGGAATTGCCGATTTCAGTGGCGCTTCTGGGGATGGGCGAAGACATGCACACGGCCTCCTTGTTTCCGGGGGTGAAGGGGCTTGAGGCAGCGCTGGCCGGCTCGGCGCCGACTTTGGCAGTGATGCGCCCGGACAGCCAGCCGGAAGGCCGCATCAGTCTGACAGCGCCGGTGTTAAACGGAGCGATGGCGAAACATCTGGTGATCTTTGGTGAGGCCAAACGCAAGGCGCTGGATCGGGCGATATCGCTGCCGCCCGAAGAAGCCCCGGTTCAGGCCATTTTGTCAGGCACTCAAGTGCATTGGGCACCTTAA
- a CDS encoding acyl-CoA thioesterase → MKLLYLTPLDAETQLAQGIDHPCPVAIADKVRFSELDLLNHVNNKAYLGWFESTRVTYFDTHCARHFSGGPMPRTVMRNSNVHYLKEMLLGESYISTARVLSFRNTSYVMEQQIWSGDLRTRLEAVMVLRTADGSAGQPIPDSLKQQFLDLDGATDLSQ, encoded by the coding sequence ATGAAACTCCTTTACCTTACCCCGCTCGATGCAGAGACTCAGTTGGCTCAGGGGATCGACCACCCCTGCCCCGTTGCCATTGCCGATAAGGTTCGCTTTTCCGAACTCGACCTTTTGAACCACGTGAACAACAAGGCCTACCTGGGCTGGTTCGAATCCACCCGCGTCACCTATTTCGATACACATTGCGCCAGGCATTTCTCCGGCGGGCCGATGCCGCGCACGGTGATGCGTAACTCCAACGTGCACTACCTCAAGGAAATGCTGCTTGGCGAAAGCTACATCTCCACCGCCCGGGTGCTGTCCTTCCGCAACACGTCATATGTGATGGAGCAGCAGATCTGGTCTGGCGACCTGCGCACCCGGCTGGAAGCCGTGATGGTTCTGCGTACCGCCGATGGCAGCGCGGGACAGCCGATTCCGGACAGTTTGAAACAGCAATTTCTGGACCTCGATGGCGCCACCGACCTCAGCCAATAA
- a CDS encoding YcbK family protein encodes MAETSNSGLTRRALLGAFAATAVTAAPTFSNAAGFLRGGGDIRRIRMYSGRTGERLDMVYWIEGKYIKDAVREINHFMRDWRTDDVKEIDLRTIDIMAASHNLLEVNEPYMMLSGYRSPKTNAMLRSRSRGVAKNSLHMRGQAADLRLASRSVTQMAKAAKACRAGGVGTYYRSNFVHMDCGVVRDWRG; translated from the coding sequence ATGGCAGAAACATCGAACTCGGGGCTCACCCGTCGGGCCCTTCTGGGTGCATTTGCGGCAACAGCAGTAACCGCAGCCCCAACATTCTCCAATGCAGCAGGCTTTTTGCGTGGTGGCGGCGATATCCGCCGCATCCGCATGTACTCGGGCCGCACCGGTGAACGGCTGGACATGGTCTATTGGATCGAAGGCAAGTACATCAAAGACGCAGTGCGCGAGATCAATCACTTCATGCGCGACTGGCGCACCGACGACGTAAAAGAGATCGACCTGCGCACAATCGATATCATGGCCGCCTCCCATAACCTGCTGGAAGTAAACGAACCGTATATGATGCTTTCGGGATATCGCAGCCCGAAGACCAACGCCATGCTGCGCAGCCGTTCGCGTGGCGTCGCCAAGAACTCTCTTCACATGCGCGGACAGGCCGCAGACCTGCGCCTTGCGTCTCGCTCTGTTACGCAAATGGCGAAAGCGGCCAAGGCTTGCCGTGCCGGCGGTGTTGGCACCTATTATCGCTCCAACTTTGTTCACATGGACTGCGGCGTCGTCCGTGACTGGCGCGGCTGA